The DNA window aaaaagaataattggagggtggtacgaacgattccgatgccgaaaatatgatttttagaatttttgtctgtttgtctgtttgtctgtttgtctgtatgtatgtcggaaagatctcggaaagtactggatagatttgattcatatttcagagaatatcaacaagaggtccggtcaacatactttttacttattatctcgcttttcgttacagggggtgagcaggagccttttatatctatacacaaatatcaaattatctcataaactactgaatatatttcgttcaaattttgcatgaaccttatcgtacacatgatacaacaaatatacaaaaatcataacgctactatgcagggggcatgagcagtaaagttttaaatttttggactcacccgtaacatcgtgtaatacaattatgaagtgtattttcaccccattgagtagtaggcagcacggtcaacaatttactcaaaaaacatcacgctatttatcttaagacttttggcagagcaataatatattttttcgaaagtaaatcattttcacaaaatcagtcattttatcctctttcaagtctaatgtagacctagcgcgacaataattaaaataaaagaaacataaactattaatacttttattattattattttgatgcaaatgttacttcgtaatcggtacattctttaaacaaaggaacttaaattatttttattggtgtactaaaattacacaagttcaaatgtggaatgccgtaatatgattttgtgtttatttacgataggtgtaggatacctatgtttttagctcggtaatgttggcgatgctacttcaagataaaagaattcgtagtgaactcaacccaaagttgcatgtagttcacattgatctcatctataattatgcataacaataaattactgaacgacacagttaattatattaccttggttcatctgtaacaactagcaacaaaaatataaactttcaaacaaaaaaaaaagcctttcaaacaatgaaataatgttttcttaaatttgcaacattacataggccaaaagtatttcggatagaaaagcccagaaaacttgcataaaaacttcataataggtatgcaatgtgaaagatctataagaccaaagctatcaattaataagagcgtacgctagacggtttttgacattacttatctattgatagaacaatgtctactgatacctgggatttttcaatattttaacgatttgattgatctacatccgccattacagagaccgtacacgtggcccttccaaaaattcctgtaacaatttattgtaatctctacttatttaaaattttcttctttcgtacccttttaaaaacaggggaaggaacaagactgaatgaatttctgagatcccaaagctaagccgacgaggattaagaacatatttttggaaatttgcccaataaggctgataatagcgtgtagctatcagcacttacattcGTCACACAAAGtctgaaaattcattttggctgtcggtatcgacagcataacctcataaccaacctcatgtagtctttattaaagatccatttatgcagtagggaagacggtattttacttcaatgatcgtcaggtaggttaacgaataaaatacgtaatttttctttgtaaattggtacagtaaatagaactcatgcgcatgaagtcacttttatgttcatatttttctttgtcgtaacatcacaaattacacatatcctatactttagatttttgtcattgtcaatttaaaaaaaagggtgtctgatatattttttttcacgctatttatttatcagaaatttaaagacaaatcatgatcaaaacaccagggggccaagataacacgtttaccaacttttttattttggaattattccaaatgtttgtgaggaagatcagtttttatattaagaggacaatcaaaaaTAACGTGTTTctggaaaccgtttatctgggcgcaattttgaaaaatcttatatcttatgacactatgtaacatccacagttaccgagcccgactctcacttcaccagctccgtccacaaaaataatttgacatcttatttatatcgtcagaaaacatcgtgtgtgaaaataacaactgtctggctatcactgttcctgagaaacagccaggtgacagacagacgaacggacaccggggccctcagtaatatggttctggtttacctctttggttacagcacaataatcattttaagatacctcataatcactatcataatccgtctaacaatttcagatGTAGGCCGACCAAAAAACAGCCGCGCTCGAAAATCATAaaccacccaattagaaaatggaaaccctcgacagtaaaacatttttagcagaagtgctaagactgagttataccttctgttattttttcatacttgcatcccccccccatttttaaaccaCTCGATtagtcaaacatgtcttaacgaacactcgcacaaaattcacgtttaaataaaaattgtacaattcgttcggcagctatgatgtcacagacagacaggcaggcagatatgtcaaagttattagcccctctttttgggattaaataagaaaaagtcattaaaacagctgtgaaatatttgacaccaggatagtatcgtaaacgatgaaatttgatagtgtttgggccgctcaagattcattataatttagaaataaaaaagcaagcttaaaatgtaaaaaaagtgtttcattttcaatattgcattacatttttgcgatgatcgttattattaagcttcatagtttttcacatcttgaaaatcacgcagacgaagtcgcgggcaacagctagtaaaaccATAAGGGTTAGTTAATTGTGTTTGTCAGTTCCtgtgttaattaaatagaaatcaaAGTTTGACGTATTGGactctatatttattaattttatttgaacgaTGTTGAACTGATGGAGTAAAATTAGCAGGTAGTCTAGGTGAGTAATTTATCAGGACACCAAACTTCAATAAGTATGTGTGTAGATGAAAATGATAGGCGCATTTCGCCTAGTGCTGGTAGCGTTGTAGTCCGTAACATGTGGTTGTGGTCAGCGTGCTGTGGTGCTGCGCGTGCATGGGGCGCTGGTGGGCGTCGCGCGCGGCGGGCCCGGCGGCGGGCTGGCTGGCGGGGCGCGCCACGTGCCCCGTGTGCCGCGCCAGCTTCTGCCTGCTGGACGTGTGCCcggcccgccgcgcgccgcccgcctcctGAGCCGCgaccgcgccgcgcccgccgctcCGCCCGCGCCTGCTGCTCACCTTCTCGCTCACCTACCGCCGGCTGCTGCACAGTGCCAATGGACACATCAACATTCGGTTCCGTTAAGCGACCGTGTCTACTCATCTCATTCGCGACTTCTCAAATCTCCCACTTTTATCATATTACTGACTGCACTAAGTGCTGACTTACATTTGCAAATTATAGCGCGGCTTAACTTAATGCTTTGCCTCCTGATGAACTTTATGATACTGACATATTAgatgaaatcaattaaaacgtttaacaatTATACATCTCAACTTAGAACTTAGCATAATACTTAGAAGCACTTTCATATTTACCATTAGCAGTAGTAGGTATTGACTACAACTATCATAAATCGTAATACATTTTATGTCTCCTCACTATGTAGAGGTCtctattaataatgtaattgatGTAATCAATtgattgtaaaatgtatttttagatcACCTAATTGTACCATTGATGTCTATAATCTTATATAAagtgcaattaattttaaagtatgtggACTTTCTAGTTGAAGCAAACTTAAAAGTAGTAGCATCATTTGTTATTAGGGACAATAAAAGGACTCTATTGTAACTGATGTAGTccaatgacatttttattttttttcgagtttgcttcactttatttttaacggactgtgtaattattatataaatgtgtatttcataattatgaatGTGTAGAATTAAGTAGCGCAAACTTATTGTGATTTTAATAGTGCATTAGTGTTATGCAAAATCGACTAATCTTATCGAATTTGCACGTCACTATATTATAgactagtttaaataaattgtaaaataatacaggTATATAAtatcgtaataatatttatgtattttggtaATCAGGGAACGATGTTTCTTATCCTAGATGTTGGTACTCTTTAGAGAGGTAATGTATGCAGATAATTTAATGAGATTAATCGACATTGTAACTGTCTATATAAATGATCTGTTGTTGCAAATTTATCAAATACACGTTTTAATGTATGGAttcagtcatttgttttctgCCTCTGCTTCATCTATTACTAAATGGACAATTGCATTTTCTTAATTTGTGCTTTAAACCGAGTaagaatttatttgataatttttatatttacggCTACTAGATGCCTCTTCAAGAGCTTTCGTAATGATACAGATAATTAAACGTACATTTGACATTCACAAAGAGATGTAAACAACTAAACAGACAATATCTAATAGGTCTGAGAACATTGTAACTGGCGGGAAATAATGGGTTTTCCAACTCAACCTTGTTGATAATTGAACTACATTGACATTTGTGGACTTGTCGTGATTGTTATCAACTCGGTCGCATGGAATTCATAATTCACTCATGGGCGAGACCTTGGTTTCTGCTCAAGGACAAAGGTCACACGTGCGATCTTCGGCTAACATTCTGAAGGAATATCCCGATACATGTTAACAAGAAGAGAACATTCTTAACATGCCTGCCTGGATTTTTAAAATGCCTTCAAGGTTTATTATGGTCCTTACTCCAAAAGATTTCAAagtattattactttttgtgaCAAAAAGATGAGAcagaaaatttgatttaataaaccGAATTAATTGTCGTACCCTAttgaagtttaaatattaaatactagcgCTTAATGAAGCCTTATTGGTAAAAATGGCTTTTCAAGATTTCAGAACCCATAATTACTTCACCCTTAATCGTTAGTAaatatgtctgtctgtccgaCAATGGGTATAATTAATCCGTCGGAACAAGGACAGGTGAAATGTCACGTTAACTGGGTGTCCAACTGGTGTCAGTACGATTGCAGCTAAAAGTGTTTGTATATGCTATCTAGCTGGCCAGTCTTGTGTCAATATTAGCGGTTAGTGTTATTTATTGAGTGACAATGTGGCATGAACGTAGGATCAAGATTGGCAGGCTAGTGTGGTAGTATAGGTCACCAAGTTCTGTTTCGGGCTTGGTTTTAAAGGACGTGAGTCATGACGAAACCGACTATAGGTCAAGAGATACGGAATTATTTCAAGAATACGACACTGCATGGTTTTAAATACTTGTTGTCTATTCACAACAGCGATCGGTAAGTTAAGCGAAGTTTTAGATATTTACCTacatctatttaataaaaaaatgtagcctTTGCTTTATATCTTAGGTTCATAAAAGTACCTATAGCTATCCAAAACGCTTGTTTTGCAAGTTGTAGCTAAGTATTTTTCTGACTTGCTGGGTGTGGGCCTCTCTCTCTACGCTTGGCTGaagttttgttaatattttttgaggaTCACAAGTTTACCATTTAAAACCGCATAATCGGTTCCAGCATAGGCTGGCTAGTATGTTGTTGCGCGAGCGCGTGTTGCGCGGGCGTGCTGTGCGCCGTGCTGTGGGCGCGCTTCCTGGAGGTGccggcgctgctggcgctgtGCGACGACGAGCGCTCCGACGAGTACCTCCGCAACCAGATGCCCACCATCGCCGTGTGCCCGCCCATCGACAGCGTCGCCGACATCATGCTGGACAAACTGTGAGATCGTATCAACGAACCCACTTTATTATGTTCACGAAACTATTTAAATCGGGATCTTGTCTTTTTGATAGATCTTCAAATACATCCGAAACCGAGAGGCTCCCAATGACTCTGAAGCGACTTCTAACTGGAAAATCGACGGATGAAGACCAAGTGCTGCTCCTGGACAAGATCCTTAAGTCAAATAATATGACAATACCTCAAGTCTTGATGGACTATTCCCTGAACTGTAACGAGTATACTAAGAAGTGTAGGTATCGAAAGATTAAGGTGCCTTGCGGGCAGTTATTCGAAAAGATGCTTACCTCCTGGGGAGTCTGTTGCGTCATGCGGCCGTATAAGTAAGTAGTAGGTACATGGAAGGATTATCTGTTTTATCCGTTGCTGCAGTTCAAACCTCTCATGGCTATAGAAAGCCCAGGATCTACATGATATAATAAACTTGTGTCGTAGAGATAGCTTTCTTTATGGACCATAATATTTCCAGATTGGCTAATGTGTCAACAACAATGCTAGCCAGAACATTTTCGACACAAACGATGGATCTAGTGCTGCAGTGCTCGCATGGATCCAGACTTTATTCGTGTCAGGTAATTTTACCTACTTATTCGTTATTATGTTAGGTGAAGTCTGCTTCTTCTTCTATTTTGAGATTCAAAAAGAAGAAGGCGCAGAAAATGATTTTCACTTGGTTTATACTGCGGTATACCGCACCAACGAACCAAGTATAAGCCAAAGCGGAAGAAGAAGATATTAGAGGTGGACCAAATAAATCTCCTTTACTTTGTTTCTATACAGTTCATAACAAGATATGAAGGGGAAGAGTTCGCAAACCAGCTGAAGTTGATCCCCAGCTTCTACTACTTAGCACAGCTCCGGTTTATAGCGATACCACAAAGTTCAAACTCAGAAAACCCGATTCAGGACACCTGTATTTCTGATAAATCCTATATTCGGTCATATTGTATGGTATGTGAAGTAATCTTAACTTTATTTCCatctttactatattttttttagctatattatattttttaaggagAAAGAATACAATTGGCTTCAAATataaactactgagccaaacttgatgaaaattataatgttaCCAAATGATAGCTGTTAGGTACACGTTAAATGAAAGACTGTATGatctgattttgttgattctttcaATCAAAAAAATCGGATCATTCAGTCTAAAGTCTTCaaggtaataaacaaaaaaaaagcacaaATTGACTTCCCTGTttctgaagtcggttgaaaaaaatGCGTGCACAcgttgactacacggatagccgattaGTATAAGTTGCAACACTCACGCTAATGATCTCTCATAGCGACAACTTGATCTCGCGTAGAAAATTCAAGTCTTGTTCTTTCGTGCAATAGTaatgatgtcaatttttttttgtagtgtccgtcttgtagatttttgtataataatggatacgtattttttaatttgtcccgcaaacataaatttaccaaattacagtgaatgaaacttacgtgtgacgtcacggttgagtataaattttactctatcgttacgtcacaagccccctctcctaaactttaaagcagttaatctttgtcaattctagtttttctaaaaaaggaaaaaatacgtgtctcatacttttcaattatataactgagggactaatgagattttttctttttatacccagtcatcatccctattgaattGATCGTAAAACTACGAGCGTCACAAGGTTCAAATTCCTAAGTGCTTAATTAATCGTTTTCCgaaatataaactttacttattttcattttaaacagtaaacaactaaaataattttcagctCAGGTGCGCTGAAAAGTCGTGTGGATGCAGGGATCCTCTCCTTAATAAGAAACCCTATAACAGACACCTGCCGATATGTCCAGTTACGCGTCTCAGTTGCTTGAAAGTCAACAGGACAAAAAGCCTTGGTAATGGGACATACCTATTTATTCCAAAGTTTCACTCCTATTACCTATGGCAAAAGATTTAAGATAACGATAATTCTTCATTTCAGATAACGGGTCATGCCACTGTTTGCCTCCTTGCAATAAAATATCCACTTACATGGTCTTGGAATCTAATCCTATGAACAATCTTAAACAAGCTATCGATCCTTTGTAGTAAGTATTGAACAAATCTATAATTCCTATTATttactatcaaaacaaatgaatatgaTTACACAATCATCTTTGTTTCAGTGCTGGAGTTAATGGTACATCATCAATAGTTCTAAATCTAAGAGTAAATTTGGGTCATTCCAGAGTATTTGTCTTAAATCCAACTGAGACTTGGCTTACCTTACTGTGTAAGTACTTTTTATTGTCcgatatataaaacaaaaatggttttaGTGAAACTCATTATATGCCAAAGTATAATTTTGTCTGCAGCTTCTTTAGGTGGAGTTTTCAACATGTTCTTGGGCGTCGGCTTGTTCAGCGCATTAGAGTTCATGTATCTTATCTTGGTAAAGCTACCAATTACCATCCGGAAATCATCGGAAATTGATGTCGCTACTGCACCAATAAGTCGAGTCCCTGGACGTTAGCCTATATTTTGGAATTGGAATGTTCCTGattgcaaacaattttattaaataaacgattCATTTGATCACTGATTATACTTTTACTGAGCCCGACCtatttttataatgcttttGAAAGCAAGTAACAAAATAGTCAGAATTTTTATACACTAGTAACACATTATTATACGATTGCAATACTTGGACATTTTTGTCATTTATGATTCTGACATTTCCATTACGACAGCAGTCAAATGTCAAATACACGTGTTGATGTCGTTAGTGGCTTATGTTGAACAAAAAAGTGAATACTCtgaaattgtgtaaataaactcaaaaatcCAATAATGTCTTCCTGGAAAAAGGCCGCTAAGGCCAACCAGAAGACTCACAAAGAGCGTCACCAGCCCGAATCAAGAAAACACTTGGGTCTTTTGGAGAAGAAGAAAGATTACAAGAAGCGAGCTGATGACTACCATGAGAAGGGTGAGACGTTGAAGCTGCTGAGGAAGCGGACCCTTGACAAGAATCCCGATGAGTTTTACTACCATATGATCAATTCTAAAGTGAAAAAGGGGGTGAGTCCACTGAGTACCTTTCCAATCAAGCTAAATAAGTCTAGAAAACATAACTGAATAAACTAGGGTGTATTTTTTGCATGTACATAATTGTTACCTAGCATTATCGAGCCTTCAGTGACTCaataacacttaaataaaaaaataaataaataggtaaacaTAACCTCTGTATTTGCCTGCAGATTTCTGGTTAGCTTTGTCATAAGAGAAAACAAAATGGATATATGGATATAAACCAAAAGTGGATATTAACCAACTATCCAGTTTCACTAGAATTATGCATATATTAATTACTTCTAACCTAACTACTGCAATTCTAAtctaaacaaaactgtttattaTTGTTAGGAACATTATGAGAAAGAAAAAGAGGATGAGCATACTCCAGAGCAGGTGAAGCTGATGCAGACGCAGGACATAAAGTACATTAAGATGAAGAGGACTATTGAGAGCCGCTGGATCAACAGGATGCAAGTTAGTATGGAGCTATGTAGCTGTAGAATTGAGTCAGGCACCCTACATAGTACACCAAATGTGGTGAAGTGTTTAAATGGGTTATTGAATCCCCAAAACATAATGGCTAAAGTATTTTCGTCATTCAATAAATGATGCCTATCCTATCCTCCAAtagtttaggtacttaaaaagaataaaaagggATAATAATCTAAGCCTAACTTAAACACATTATATTGGGGTTTGACATCATTTTATGCTTTATAATATACTTGTTACCTCACCAAAAAGCATATTAGTTAAATTTTTAGTAGTACTGGTAGACTGATATAATTaattggaattaaaaacaaatttataatatacaatcCACGCTACAATACTTATTGCTACTGAATCTTCCAGGCACAGCTCCACATGACCGACATAGCAGATGCAACACCCAATAAACACACATTCTTTGTGGACGAAGGAGAAGAGAAAGACTTTGATCTAGCCAAGAGACTGGACACGCACCCAGCATTCCTGGGAAGGAAGACTAACAGACCTAGGATATCAGATCTAGACAAATTAAACTTACCAGAAATTGATGAAAAggtttgtaaatttattttcatgttaaatttaTGAAGCATTCATAGTTTTGAGTAGCTTGTACATTAATGGCACttagtatttcaaatatataatcTATGCTGTATTAGCATgaagtataatataaatctattctatagtttttcaataatatctattttaatatttgtacattaTATAGTTTACCGTAACCATATCCAAGTAGATATACTATaagactaattttattaaaatgaaatttaaagtttatataataaaacaattcttaCAGACACTGGAATCaatgaaaaagaagaaagagaAGTTGTACAATGAGCTCTCAAAGAGAATAGAAAGGGAGAAAGAGTTAATGGTGATACAGAGGAAGATGGAATTAAAGCGACATCTACAGGATGCAAAAGAATTGAAACCAAAGAGAGTaaaaaaaggttcaaagtcTGCAGCACCTGAGTATAAGTTCCAATATGTTAGGAAGAAGTGATATTAATGCTAAGacaagttatatattttgttttgatggatGTGTTTTCATCAAAAATACCTGTCATGTTGTAGTGTGTAATACAATCTATCAGAAGGTATAAACTCTAAGCAGTACATTTTGTATGTATGACTAAAATATGAAGTTAAAAATGATGAATATGTGAGAGAAGGCAACATTTCTAAGgcatttactaaataaaataaaaatacagtcaaATGTTTAgagtcgttttatttttcataataaataattatttttcattttataagaataatataaatgcacCACAGTTATTTTGCgatataatgatattaaataaaaattcaatattttaaattgaatttattaatatcatttggAATATAACTTTTTCCTACaactaaattaaatgtcaagtttgaaacttaaaataaattttaacaatgtACTTAAAAATACCAGCACagttaaaatatagtttaagtTTCGTAtctgtttttacaatttttaaaatcatacaaatacttatagctaaatgattttttacaatatttcctACGTCattgtttctatatttattatagtcaaatatgtaattaaattagttaatttggagatattttattaaatgttgtcacaaataaatattgttattgtcaaACATATTTATACCACTAATACTACTACTATCAGTTTTCCTATGGCACGACCAGACATTAGGCAGCACGCATTGGCCAAAACTTGCTTCTCTGCTGATAGTTCCATATAATTAAAACCGATTTATGGGTGAGAGTTTTAGTAGAAACTTTGCGATACCTACGTGAATATTTGTTAAGTACGGCCGTGCCACTACATATCACATAATTtgtcactaaaataataagtacagtTCCATCGCAAAGTAACGAGTAGTGCATTACAGTATAAAACTTGTACGTAACCCCTAAGGCGGTAACTTTCGGTAACCTAACAGAGTCTTTGGTAGTCTTACATCTAGCATCACAGTGTCACCACAGCACACACTTGTGCTCGGGGTTCATGGGCGAGCCCGCGGGGCAGCTCCACGCGTCCGCGAACTCCTGCGAATTGCTCAGGGTGCCGATCACGCGGATCTTGTTTGGACTGTGCACACCTTCCACCATTTTTGACTTGAGAGCCCCCACTGTTGAGTTGCCGCACCATATCtgttggtttaatttttttagaagtaggagaaaaaaaaacacaagtgaAACACGACATTTTCATCAAGAGACAAAAAAATACGGTGACTGCCCGTTATAAGTGACGACAAACCCCGAGGAAATGGAATTTAATGGTATGTCCAATAAAACTTGTTCatcttaaaattatatgcaaTCCAATTCCTGTTCAATACCATTTGTGTGTTTGATGTTCTGTTATAGTCTTCACGATCCTGGAATAGGTGCTCAGTGACTATATTACCTGTGCGAACCCTAAGAAGAAGAGTTGTTCCGGCTTGTAGTGCGGCAGGCCgggcagcgcggcgcggcgggcggcgggcgcgcgcgcggccagGCGCCGGTaggccgccagcgccgcgcgcAGCCCGCCGTTGTCCGCGATGTTCTCGCCCTGCGTGTTGAACCCGTGCACCTGGAACAACGCAGCGGTCAGATGTGTAACCTATAGGATAGCCACTTTCTTGCACGTATCTTCATTTCTAAGAGGCGTGACTACCACAGACGTCGTTTACCAGGCACTTTCTGTCTTAATCCATCCTTAGGAAATTGGAATGTTTATCCTTGATGAAGCTTTCATGTTGAAATATTTCGAATCAACAAAAACACTACCACTTGATTTTAGTGGGTTTCAGAACGAAGAACGAATTAGCTCGGTTTACTTGTTTAAAGGGTACATTTACTTACGGTATAATTAGGCAGCTGCGGCATGTGGTACTTGCTGTACTGGTCGATGATGCACTGCACCTTGCTGTGGTAGTGTTCCAGAGTGGCCGCCGACCACCACTGCTTCAGGTTGCCCTCCTCGTCATAACGACGACCTGCGAAGACGGACAAGTTCAGATTTATGTTCACTACTCCATATATTCGACCTATCTTTCTGATTCCTGAATTATGTAGTTTCTAGTACCTTGATCGTCAAATCCGTGAGTCACTTCATGTCCCATTATGGCACCAATTGATCCGTAGTTGATTG is part of the Trichoplusia ni isolate ovarian cell line Hi5 chromosome 2 unlocalized genomic scaffold, tn1 tig00002049_group1, whole genome shotgun sequence genome and encodes:
- the LOC113506166 gene encoding sodium channel protein Nach-like; amino-acid sequence: MTKPTIGQEIRNYFKNTTLHGFKYLLSIHNSDRIGWLVCCCASACCAGVLCAVLWARFLEVPALLALCDDERSDEYLRNQMPTIAVCPPIDSVADIMLDKLSSNTSETERLPMTLKRLLTGKSTDEDQVLLLDKILKSNNMTIPQVLMDYSLNCNEYTKKCRYRKIKVPCGQLFEKMLTSWGVCCVMRPYKLANVSTTMLARTFSTQTMDLVLQCSHGSRLYSCQFITRYEGEEFANQLKLIPSFYYLAQLRFIAIPQSSNSENPIQDTCISDKSYIRSYCMLRCAEKSCGCRDPLLNKKPYNRHLPICPVTRLSCLKVNRTKSLDNGSCHCLPPCNKISTYMVLESNPMNNLKQAIDPLYAGVNGTSSIVLNLRVNLGHSRVFVLNPTETWLTLLSSLGGVFNMFLGVGLFSALEFMYLILVKLPITIRKSSEIDVATAPISRVPGR
- the LOC113506167 gene encoding probable U3 small nucleolar RNA-associated protein 11, translating into MSSWKKAAKANQKTHKERHQPESRKHLGLLEKKKDYKKRADDYHEKGETLKLLRKRTLDKNPDEFYYHMINSKVKKGEHYEKEKEDEHTPEQVKLMQTQDIKYIKMKRTIESRWINRMQAQLHMTDIADATPNKHTFFVDEGEEKDFDLAKRLDTHPAFLGRKTNRPRISDLDKLNLPEIDEKTLESMKKKKEKLYNELSKRIEREKELMVIQRKMELKRHLQDAKELKPKRVKKGSKSAAPEYKFQYVRKK